The proteins below come from a single Leptospiraceae bacterium genomic window:
- a CDS encoding pilus assembly protein, producing MPKEVLVDSGPLIALFHEKDKFHELVVETLKSKRLHLVTTWAVITEVFYFLSSYKEKTDRFLEWIERGGLVISDLKASDIEFIRKRIKKYSDVPMDLADATLVHVAERDFIYQIFSIDSDFQIYKMSNGKYLENVLALN from the coding sequence ATGCCAAAAGAAGTACTCGTTGATTCTGGTCCTTTGATTGCTTTGTTTCATGAGAAAGACAAATTTCATGAACTTGTAGTAGAAACACTCAAATCGAAAAGACTGCATTTAGTAACTACTTGGGCAGTAATTACAGAGGTGTTTTATTTTTTATCTTCCTATAAAGAAAAAACAGATAGATTTTTAGAATGGATAGAGAGGGGTGGGCTTGTCATTTCTGATTTGAAAGCTTCTGATATAGAATTTATCCGAAAGCGCATAAAAAAATATTCTGATGTTCCTATGGACTTAGCTGATGCAACCCTAGTTCATGTAGCAGAGAGAGATTTTATTTATCAAATTTTCTCTATTGATTCTGATTTCCAAATCTATAAAATGTCAAATGGAAAATACCTAGAAAATGTATTGGCATTAAATTGA
- a CDS encoding lecithin--cholesterol acyltransferase, with the protein MNQFLIYLFLILISLLYCRTPLPKELYEPKIRVDFQKENIPVVFVPGIKGSTLVDNDNNTRWLTSSQALGLTTPDLRLLGDSKDLIARGAVERVTAIPHLIDVDIYGPWLERMANEKGIDFYVFSYDWRKDNLETRDRLSMFLSEIGKKYSRKPVLVGHSMGGMLSFSVVNQNPNLVEKVVYVGVPFRGGIGYMKDLYVGVSTGFNSTIQSPCMIAKYQTVYVFFPRLGTNDSKGLVEDNIGNPIEVDFFKESVWKEKKLGFYNHTCKKEDTPNEIEFQTILDRAKQFRASLDPSPQIIKSNPSSLIVTGENRDTRKSFRALDNSLTKWDMEIAPKAAGDGSVLYEHSIPPIGISFTTIKTDHEHSVMLNDKSAQKGILDFILRK; encoded by the coding sequence ATGAATCAATTTTTAATTTATCTATTCCTCATTTTAATTTCCTTACTGTATTGTAGGACACCATTACCAAAAGAATTGTATGAACCCAAGATTCGAGTAGATTTCCAAAAAGAGAATATTCCAGTTGTATTTGTACCGGGAATCAAAGGTTCTACTTTAGTGGATAATGATAATAATACCCGATGGCTTACAAGTTCTCAAGCATTAGGTTTAACTACACCTGATTTGAGACTTTTGGGAGACTCAAAGGATCTTATTGCAAGAGGTGCAGTTGAGCGGGTAACGGCAATTCCCCATTTAATAGATGTAGATATTTACGGTCCGTGGTTAGAGCGAATGGCAAATGAAAAAGGAATTGATTTTTACGTATTCTCTTACGATTGGCGAAAGGATAATTTAGAAACTAGAGATAGACTTTCTATGTTTCTTTCGGAGATTGGAAAAAAATATAGCAGAAAACCGGTATTAGTCGGACATTCTATGGGTGGAATGTTATCATTTTCTGTCGTAAATCAAAATCCAAACCTAGTTGAAAAAGTCGTATATGTTGGGGTGCCATTCCGAGGTGGAATTGGATATATGAAAGATCTTTATGTAGGAGTTTCAACGGGTTTTAATTCGACAATCCAAAGTCCTTGTATGATAGCAAAGTACCAGACTGTATATGTATTTTTTCCACGACTCGGAACAAATGACTCAAAAGGTTTAGTAGAGGATAATATTGGTAATCCAATAGAGGTTGATTTTTTTAAAGAATCAGTTTGGAAGGAAAAAAAATTAGGATTTTATAACCACACCTGCAAAAAAGAAGATACTCCAAACGAGATAGAATTTCAGACTATTCTAGACCGAGCCAAACAATTTAGAGCGAGTCTTGACCCATCCCCACAAATTATAAAATCCAATCCTAGTTCACTTATTGTGACCGGGGAAAATCGAGACACTCGAAAATCATTTCGTGCATTAGACAATTCACTAACAAAATGGGATATGGAGATTGCACCAAAGGCTGCTGGTGACGGAAGTGTTCTTTATGAACATAGCATTCCGCCTATCGGTATTTCTTTTACTACTATAAAAACGGATCATGAACACAGTGTAATGTTAAATGACAAATCTGCCCAAAAAGGGATTTTAGATTTTATTCTAAGAAAATAA
- a CDS encoding ankyrin repeat domain-containing protein, producing MKFILSTLLLFFAISLYALDWNEVLFESSENGDLPKVKQALEKGAKINFQSEERGGTTPLMIAAEKGYLEILKFLISKKASVNLKDSEDYNVLMYAVRGANLEIVKLLVANKANVNLSGSDGWTPILEAANLGYPELVKFLLKSGAYLNEVNTYEETPLILAAKNGHTSTVLVLLKHGADTSLVDAEGKNALKYAEEAKHKEIVNILKKVTPKR from the coding sequence ATGAAATTCATACTATCAACTCTATTACTCTTTTTTGCTATTTCTTTATATGCCTTGGACTGGAACGAAGTTCTATTTGAATCTTCGGAAAATGGTGATTTACCCAAAGTTAAACAAGCCCTTGAAAAAGGTGCCAAAATAAATTTCCAGTCAGAAGAAAGAGGGGGCACAACTCCACTTATGATTGCCGCAGAAAAAGGTTATCTAGAAATTTTAAAATTCTTAATTTCAAAAAAAGCCAGTGTAAATCTAAAGGACAGTGAAGACTATAATGTTCTCATGTACGCTGTTAGGGGAGCCAATTTAGAAATTGTAAAACTATTAGTTGCCAATAAAGCAAATGTTAACCTCTCTGGATCTGATGGTTGGACTCCTATATTGGAAGCGGCTAATTTAGGTTATCCTGAATTAGTTAAATTTTTATTAAAATCTGGAGCTTATTTAAATGAAGTAAATACTTACGAAGAAACTCCACTAATTTTAGCTGCAAAAAATGGACATACTTCAACCGTTTTAGTTTTACTTAAACATGGGGCAGATACTTCTCTTGTCGATGCAGAAGGAAAAAATGCATTGAAATACGCAGAAGAAGCAAAACACAAAGAGATTGTAAATATTTTAAAAAAGGTTACTCCCAAAAGATGA
- a CDS encoding acyl-CoA dehydrogenase family protein, protein MYQAFTEDQIQIRDLVRDFTRKEITPVAHIYDEKNEHPKELITRMRKELGINGLTIPEQFGGMGYGSVEQCLITEEMSRGCLGIALCFGYTGLGQLPILKGGTDAQKKKWLEPVISGEHGIAFCLSEPGAGSDVPGMSTRAEKKGDKYIINGAKQWITGGGSADAYTVFAYTDKNRGTRGVSCFYVPRNTPGLIVGKKEDKLGIRASDTRQIIFEDCEVPAENLIGRENMGFVYALLTLNASRPYVAAMGVGVGQAALDYAAKYSREREQFGQKIGTFQAVQHMLADMSITVEVGREITYRAARMSDANDPNLAKYSAIAKAFTSEGAMKCALDAVQIYGGYGYTKEYPVEKLMRDAKILCIFEGTTQIQKNEIAAYVTKEAASGK, encoded by the coding sequence ATGTATCAAGCCTTTACAGAAGATCAAATCCAAATTAGAGATTTAGTGAGAGATTTCACAAGAAAAGAAATTACACCTGTCGCGCATATCTACGATGAGAAAAATGAACATCCTAAAGAACTCATTACAAGAATGAGAAAAGAACTTGGAATTAACGGGCTTACTATTCCTGAACAATTTGGTGGAATGGGTTATGGCTCTGTTGAACAGTGTCTTATCACAGAAGAAATGAGTCGCGGTTGTTTAGGTATCGCACTTTGTTTTGGTTACACCGGTCTTGGTCAGTTACCAATTCTAAAAGGTGGAACCGACGCTCAAAAGAAAAAATGGCTTGAGCCTGTTATTTCTGGAGAACATGGAATTGCTTTTTGTCTTTCTGAACCAGGTGCCGGATCTGACGTACCGGGTATGAGCACAAGAGCAGAAAAGAAAGGCGACAAATACATTATCAACGGAGCAAAACAATGGATTACCGGTGGTGGTAGTGCTGACGCATACACCGTATTTGCCTACACTGACAAAAATCGTGGTACTCGTGGTGTAAGTTGTTTTTATGTTCCACGTAATACTCCAGGTCTTATCGTAGGAAAGAAAGAGGACAAACTCGGTATCCGCGCATCTGACACAAGACAAATCATTTTCGAAGATTGTGAAGTTCCAGCAGAGAACTTAATCGGTCGTGAGAATATGGGATTTGTTTACGCATTACTCACATTAAACGCTTCTCGTCCATACGTTGCCGCGATGGGTGTTGGTGTTGGACAAGCCGCTCTCGACTATGCTGCAAAGTATTCAAGAGAAAGAGAACAATTCGGTCAAAAGATTGGAACCTTCCAAGCAGTACAACATATGTTAGCCGACATGTCTATCACTGTAGAAGTTGGTCGTGAGATTACCTATCGTGCCGCTCGTATGTCTGATGCAAACGATCCTAACCTCGCAAAATACTCCGCAATCGCAAAAGCATTTACCTCCGAAGGTGCAATGAAATGTGCGTTAGACGCAGTGCAAATTTATGGTGGTTACGGTTACACCAAAGAATACCCAGTTGAAAAACTAATGCGTGATGCTAAGATTCTTTGTATCTTTGAAGGAACTACTCAAATCCAAAAGAACGAAATCGCAGCTTACGTAACCAAAGAAGCAGCTTCCGGAAAATAA
- a CDS encoding HlyC/CorC family transporter, producing the protein MALLETLIIFLLVGINGFFVAAEFAFVSLRPSRLEELIKEKRPLATHTKTVLNRLNDMLSVCQVGITIASLLLGWLGEKFVAVGLHGILKHVDFPGIENWNLDVVSITVSFIVITFMHITIGELIPKSIAIQSTEVIALNSALPMLFFYYLFSPITYFMNGITNQFMKTLKLNNLNHKFVHSAEELMILLEEHTKQGNIDNAELKIIQNTFEFSEHEAKEVMTHRLSIVGFSAEEKIKEILPVIAKNHFSRYPVYNKTTDKIIGVIHVQAVIEWLARTNRNKNATVKSIMQAPVFVPETLSIEKVLQKLRKYKKHMAIVVDEYGGVAGLLTVDDIMEEVFGPIHDETDVKVEALHDVKTDTYTIDGEAELDELEDILDEEEIENMKDVRTIAGFFLEKHQDMPSEGSSITTNKGTLTVEKMQGNKILSIRFDLAPVLFVQTKEDYD; encoded by the coding sequence ATGGCTCTTTTAGAAACTTTAATAATCTTTCTTTTAGTAGGGATCAACGGCTTTTTTGTCGCCGCTGAATTCGCATTTGTATCTTTACGACCTTCTCGTTTAGAGGAGTTAATTAAAGAAAAACGACCCTTAGCAACTCATACAAAAACTGTCCTGAACCGACTAAACGATATGCTCTCCGTATGTCAGGTAGGAATTACGATAGCTAGTTTACTTCTCGGTTGGCTCGGAGAAAAATTCGTGGCCGTTGGTCTCCATGGAATTTTAAAACATGTTGATTTTCCTGGAATAGAAAATTGGAATTTGGACGTTGTTTCCATTACAGTATCTTTTATAGTAATTACTTTTATGCATATTACTATTGGTGAGTTAATTCCCAAGTCAATAGCTATTCAGAGCACGGAAGTCATTGCGCTTAATTCTGCCTTGCCGATGTTATTCTTTTATTATTTGTTTTCTCCGATTACATATTTTATGAACGGGATTACGAATCAGTTTATGAAAACGTTAAAACTCAATAATTTAAATCATAAATTTGTACATAGTGCAGAAGAGTTGATGATTCTATTAGAAGAACATACCAAACAAGGTAATATTGACAATGCAGAATTAAAGATTATCCAAAATACATTTGAGTTTTCGGAACACGAAGCAAAAGAAGTAATGACACATCGTCTGAGTATTGTTGGATTTTCTGCAGAAGAAAAAATCAAAGAAATCCTTCCAGTAATTGCGAAAAATCATTTTTCAAGATACCCTGTATACAATAAAACCACTGACAAGATAATCGGTGTTATCCACGTCCAAGCAGTAATCGAATGGTTAGCTCGTACAAATCGAAATAAAAATGCGACAGTCAAATCAATTATGCAAGCTCCCGTTTTTGTTCCTGAAACTCTTTCGATAGAAAAAGTTTTACAAAAACTGAGGAAATACAAAAAACATATGGCGATCGTAGTTGACGAATACGGTGGAGTAGCCGGACTTTTGACTGTAGACGATATTATGGAAGAAGTTTTCGGACCAATTCATGATGAGACAGATGTAAAAGTGGAAGCTCTACATGATGTAAAAACAGATACTTACACAATAGACGGTGAAGCCGAGTTAGACGAACTAGAAGACATCCTCGACGAAGAAGAAATTGAAAATATGAAGGACGTAAGAACAATAGCTGGTTTTTTTCTTGAAAAACACCAAGATATGCCTTCGGAAGGCAGTTCAATTACAACCAATAAAGGGACGCTAACTGTAGAAAAAATGCAAGGCAACAAAATACTCAGTATCCGTTTTGACCTAGCTCCTGTGCTTTTTGTCCAAACAAAAGAAGACTATGACTAA
- a CDS encoding PAS domain S-box protein, which produces MLKTINPKDELDFLFEESFNAISYIDSNGILLKVNSLYSELYGFPKEELIGKNITFLFPNIDQEKKTKILQDYLDFFKKGENDFREEFILTKSGELKTVEVSRKFIRSADSSLICVSFVTDVSKHKNSNEKILNAVFNALSGVIYHVKIDANLNRKMVFISEKADLIFGYSSQEIKNDLSLIGVIIHPDDVITPSQSLEIFKNNNNFRRIQFRVKNKSGGWKWLEERSILIESGNNEYDLYGMLSDISDNKLNSKRLEDLPFALDQSSIITITDRDGNIIDFNENFCKISGYSKKEILGQNHRIINSGYHPKSFFREMWDTISAGKVWEGEIKNIRKDGTFYWVYSHIIPFLDDQKKPFQYISIRNEITQRKEAEEKLAASEEKYRLLYENAPVGILIVNTESTILECNSYLLKMLGYSKEELVGQKSFNLVHEEFQEYRYVALRKIFSGEINRFYIEEKRRTKEGTYIWVGCYSNAISDETGKILYRLDFITDIENRKKGEEELLKLDQSKNAILNIVAHDLRTPISGITNLARLLFKKQMDLECKKFLQLIEDSGNYSMAIIQDILDLSQLEQESSAVNKESTELNNFIKDCIFMHQIQAKEKLIQINFKSSVEKIFQDINRDKMRRVFSNLISNAIKFSFEKGNVDISLYRESKKTIIRIQDYGIGIPPKLIDVLFDKFSEARRVGTKGENSTGLGMSIVKEIIDKHKAKIKIESEENKGTSVYIEL; this is translated from the coding sequence ATGTTGAAAACTATAAATCCAAAAGATGAATTGGATTTCCTATTTGAAGAATCTTTCAATGCAATTAGTTATATCGACTCGAATGGAATACTGTTAAAAGTAAATTCATTATATTCCGAATTATACGGTTTTCCAAAAGAAGAGTTAATCGGTAAAAATATAACTTTTTTATTCCCAAATATTGACCAAGAAAAAAAAACTAAAATATTACAAGACTATTTAGATTTTTTTAAGAAAGGCGAAAATGATTTTCGGGAAGAATTTATTCTAACAAAATCTGGCGAATTAAAGACAGTAGAAGTTTCACGCAAGTTTATTAGGTCCGCTGATAGTTCTCTTATATGCGTTAGTTTTGTAACTGACGTATCTAAACACAAAAATTCAAATGAAAAAATTCTTAATGCAGTATTCAATGCTTTGTCAGGTGTTATATACCATGTAAAGATAGATGCTAATCTCAATCGAAAGATGGTGTTTATAAGTGAAAAAGCAGATCTCATTTTTGGTTATTCTAGCCAAGAAATAAAAAATGACCTTAGTCTAATAGGTGTTATTATTCATCCAGATGATGTTATAACTCCGTCCCAAAGTTTGGAAATCTTCAAAAATAATAATAATTTTAGACGAATTCAGTTTAGAGTCAAAAATAAATCTGGAGGATGGAAGTGGCTAGAAGAACGTTCGATTTTAATTGAGTCAGGAAATAATGAATATGATTTATACGGGATGCTGTCGGATATTTCTGATAATAAATTAAACTCTAAACGTTTGGAAGATTTACCGTTTGCACTCGATCAATCATCAATCATTACGATTACTGATAGAGATGGAAACATCATAGACTTTAATGAGAATTTTTGTAAAATTAGTGGATACAGTAAAAAAGAAATCTTAGGGCAAAACCATCGGATTATCAATTCTGGTTATCATCCAAAATCCTTTTTCCGAGAAATGTGGGATACAATTTCTGCTGGTAAAGTTTGGGAAGGAGAAATCAAAAATATTAGAAAGGATGGAACCTTCTATTGGGTTTACTCCCATATTATCCCCTTTTTAGATGACCAAAAAAAACCATTTCAATATATTTCGATTCGCAATGAAATTACACAAAGGAAAGAGGCAGAAGAAAAGTTAGCCGCTAGCGAAGAAAAATACAGATTGTTATATGAGAATGCTCCTGTCGGAATATTAATTGTAAACACTGAATCTACGATTTTAGAATGTAATAGTTATTTATTAAAAATGTTAGGTTATTCAAAGGAAGAATTAGTTGGACAAAAATCCTTCAATTTGGTTCATGAAGAATTTCAAGAATACAGATATGTTGCCCTTCGAAAAATATTTAGCGGAGAAATAAATCGATTTTATATTGAAGAAAAGAGAAGGACGAAAGAGGGAACTTATATATGGGTAGGATGTTATTCCAATGCAATTTCAGACGAAACTGGGAAAATATTATATAGATTAGATTTTATTACAGATATCGAGAATCGAAAAAAAGGCGAAGAAGAACTTTTGAAATTAGATCAATCTAAAAATGCAATTCTGAATATAGTAGCACACGATCTTCGAACACCGATTAGTGGGATTACAAATTTAGCTAGATTGTTGTTTAAGAAACAGATGGATTTAGAATGTAAAAAATTTCTTCAGTTAATTGAGGATTCCGGAAATTATTCAATGGCAATTATTCAGGATATATTAGATTTATCTCAACTAGAACAAGAAAGTTCGGCGGTTAATAAAGAATCAACGGAACTTAATAATTTTATTAAGGATTGTATTTTTATGCATCAAATACAAGCTAAAGAAAAATTAATTCAAATCAATTTTAAAAGTTCCGTCGAAAAGATTTTTCAAGATATTAATCGGGATAAAATGCGCCGTGTTTTTTCTAATTTAATTTCTAATGCTATTAAATTTTCATTTGAGAAAGGGAATGTAGATATATCTCTGTATCGTGAATCTAAAAAAACTATTATACGAATTCAGGATTATGGAATTGGAATTCCCCCAAAATTAATAGATGTATTATTCGATAAATTTAGTGAGGCTAGGCGTGTAGGAACGAAAGGAGAAAATTCCACTGGACTTGGGATGTCTATCGTAAAAGAAATTATAGACAAACATAAGGCTAAAATCAAAATAGAAAGTGAGGAAAATAAAGGTACTTCTGTATACATAGAACTATGA
- a CDS encoding nucleotidyl transferase AbiEii/AbiGii toxin family protein produces MYSDMQRRELFHFVFLERFLKASDPGLYSVKGGVNLRFFLKSPRYSEDMDLDVFGGGVETLKKNGYKILEDVSLHKYLAAYGITGIEIGDKDKAKHTDTVQRFKVNLKTTSGVKLPTKVEFSRRKSEKNLVKIEKVDSEIAKVYNKIGFLCPHYPADAAVIQKIQALAGRSETQARDLFDLDILQSENQLNQRFIESNLTSELLNTAMTKAESITFEDFKGQVFEYILEEKRDFYAGKKKWENMRSRVLGFLNEFT; encoded by the coding sequence ATGTATTCTGATATGCAAAGACGAGAGCTTTTTCACTTCGTTTTCCTTGAACGATTTCTGAAAGCATCTGACCCAGGACTTTATTCAGTGAAAGGCGGGGTGAATCTACGATTCTTTCTAAAGAGTCCGAGGTATTCAGAAGATATGGACTTAGATGTATTTGGTGGTGGAGTTGAAACACTAAAGAAAAATGGATATAAAATTTTAGAAGATGTTTCGCTTCATAAATATCTTGCTGCTTACGGAATCACTGGAATTGAAATAGGAGATAAGGACAAAGCAAAACATACAGATACAGTCCAACGTTTCAAAGTAAATTTAAAAACTACTTCAGGTGTAAAGCTTCCTACTAAAGTCGAATTTTCCAGAAGAAAGTCAGAAAAGAATCTAGTAAAAATAGAAAAAGTAGATTCCGAAATTGCAAAGGTTTATAACAAGATTGGATTTCTTTGTCCACACTATCCTGCTGATGCAGCAGTAATACAAAAGATTCAAGCTCTCGCAGGAAGATCAGAAACACAAGCACGCGATTTATTTGACTTAGATATTTTACAATCCGAGAATCAATTGAACCAGAGGTTTATAGAGAGTAACCTCACATCGGAGTTACTAAATACTGCTATGACAAAAGCAGAATCGATTACTTTCGAAGATTTTAAAGGACAAGTGTTTGAATATATATTAGAAGAGAAGAGAGATTTTTACGCGGGCAAAAAAAAATGGGAGAACATGCGCTCCCGAGTATTAGGATTTCTAAATGAATTTACATAA
- a CDS encoding GNAT family N-acetyltransferase gives MVKIREILETDWQEIFQIQKESYHSIEPESVEVLKSKWEMSPETCFVLVEENKILAYLLSHPWFEDDAPDLYTKLEFCPNTNGIFIHDLAVLPISQGKGLGRIALKYLFQYAKAINVYFISLVSIQGSGQFWEKFNFEPKYIAKPLDSYGQESIYRKLIIN, from the coding sequence ATGGTAAAAATCCGAGAAATTTTAGAGACTGATTGGCAGGAAATTTTTCAAATTCAGAAGGAATCGTATCATTCTATAGAGCCCGAATCTGTAGAAGTCCTAAAAAGTAAATGGGAAATGTCCCCTGAAACATGTTTCGTTCTTGTAGAGGAAAATAAAATCCTCGCTTATTTGCTTTCTCATCCTTGGTTTGAAGATGATGCTCCAGATTTATATACGAAGTTAGAATTTTGTCCTAACACAAACGGAATTTTTATTCATGACTTGGCAGTTCTACCAATTTCACAAGGAAAGGGACTTGGACGAATTGCACTTAAATATTTATTTCAGTATGCGAAAGCGATTAACGTTTATTTCATAAGCCTAGTCTCAATACAAGGGAGTGGACAATTTTGGGAAAAGTTTAATTTCGAACCCAAATATATAGCAAAACCATTGGATAGTTATGGTCAAGAGTCAATTTACAGGAAGCTAATTATAAACTGA
- a CDS encoding CopG family transcriptional regulator: MKNITVSVEEDFYKQIRIKAAYLDISVSELVRKKLSEVLEDDKLQSSYELGKDLFGKGSIGPKNLSENRKQILKNKINQKHAKRSTR; this comes from the coding sequence ATGAAGAATATCACAGTTTCTGTAGAAGAAGATTTTTACAAACAGATTCGAATTAAAGCGGCTTACTTAGATATATCCGTGAGCGAATTAGTGCGAAAAAAGCTATCGGAAGTTTTGGAGGATGACAAATTACAAAGTTCCTATGAGTTAGGTAAGGACTTATTTGGTAAGGGCTCTATTGGTCCAAAAAACTTATCCGAAAACAGAAAACAAATTCTCAAAAATAAAATAAATCAAAAACATGCCAAAAGAAGTACTCGTTGA
- a CDS encoding polyphenol oxidase family protein: MIEKEIQTKFSYSIHFSVLGKEETKELEAIPKEELTQSIKNLVSEKTKIPVNKVFVLEQVHGDKFYNTKDLANQTAEGDALYTTKSGEVLVVKTADCMPLFFWSETERLIGVIHSGWKGTELGISEKLFNHLKSQGNRLDTFHSYLGPCARKKNYEVGEDLFEKFKTYAPEAIEPKGNQKYSLGIDIVLQKRLREQHLPIHFSDSGICTIENPDYHSHRCGDKGRNLNIIYME, translated from the coding sequence ATGATAGAAAAAGAAATACAAACCAAATTTTCCTATTCCATACATTTTTCTGTATTGGGAAAAGAAGAAACCAAGGAATTAGAAGCTATTCCAAAAGAAGAGCTAACACAATCAATCAAAAACTTGGTATCAGAAAAAACTAAAATTCCGGTTAATAAGGTTTTTGTGCTCGAGCAAGTGCATGGGGATAAATTTTATAATACTAAAGATTTAGCAAACCAAACAGCAGAAGGAGATGCACTCTATACAACAAAATCGGGAGAAGTATTGGTTGTAAAAACTGCCGATTGTATGCCATTATTTTTCTGGTCAGAAACAGAAAGGCTAATTGGAGTAATCCACTCTGGCTGGAAAGGGACAGAGCTTGGAATTTCAGAAAAACTTTTTAATCATCTAAAAAGCCAAGGTAATCGTCTCGATACATTTCATTCTTATCTAGGTCCCTGTGCTCGTAAAAAAAATTATGAAGTAGGAGAAGATTTATTCGAGAAGTTTAAAACCTACGCCCCAGAAGCAATTGAACCAAAGGGTAATCAGAAGTATTCTCTCGGAATCGATATTGTCCTACAAAAACGTTTAAGAGAGCAACATCTCCCAATTCACTTCTCCGATTCCGGGATTTGTACCATAGAAAATCCAGACTATCATAGTCATAGATGCGGGGATAAGGGTAGAAATTTGAATATTATTTATATGGAGTAA
- a CDS encoding DUF1624 domain-containing protein, whose protein sequence is MTTSETIQNPRNQTLDILRGLAIFTMILSNFAGEMLRAPHPFYLRLVGSLAAPLFVIIAGFLIGHSVLNKSYPLSYFLLRGLLIWVMAAVIDVFLWASYPFISVDILYLTGFAMPLTALYMRGNISIKILVIFLIFALSIFLKNMIGYLEKPSFPPIWKDGKFISFEGDIVIILKHWIIDGWFPIFPWVGVAFLGGFFSEIRNKYNTLSVRNFGFIFLIGLFFLGIGILFWNQEFRYETRGNYTELFYPPTLSYFALYLGLIFFLYIIVEFNSILKIYTPLRLLGVSPLFFYFFHFLLISKFIAPYFGKVGEKEVYLDTQTFFVTFFLLILLCLFIALLILLFKRRFPRHPFLVKFFIGG, encoded by the coding sequence ATGACAACCTCAGAAACCATTCAAAATCCCCGTAACCAAACTTTAGATATTTTAAGAGGATTAGCAATTTTTACAATGATTCTCTCAAATTTTGCGGGAGAGATGTTACGAGCTCCTCATCCTTTTTATTTACGATTAGTTGGTTCGCTTGCCGCTCCTCTTTTTGTAATAATTGCAGGTTTTTTAATTGGTCATTCGGTGTTAAATAAGAGTTATCCTCTCTCCTACTTTTTACTGAGAGGACTTTTGATATGGGTAATGGCGGCGGTTATAGATGTATTTTTATGGGCAAGTTATCCATTTATATCAGTGGATATCTTGTATTTAACCGGATTTGCGATGCCGCTCACCGCTTTATATATGAGGGGAAATATCTCTATAAAAATACTGGTTATTTTTTTGATATTCGCTCTTTCTATTTTCTTAAAAAATATGATTGGGTATTTGGAAAAACCAAGTTTTCCTCCAATTTGGAAAGATGGTAAATTTATTTCGTTTGAAGGAGATATAGTGATTATCCTCAAACATTGGATTATAGATGGTTGGTTTCCTATTTTCCCTTGGGTTGGTGTTGCATTTTTGGGAGGATTTTTTTCTGAAATTAGAAATAAATACAACACTCTAAGCGTTCGAAATTTTGGATTTATTTTTTTAATTGGTCTATTCTTTTTAGGAATTGGAATTTTATTTTGGAACCAAGAATTTAGGTATGAAACTAGGGGTAATTATACAGAATTATTTTATCCTCCTACTTTATCTTATTTCGCATTATACTTAGGTCTTATATTTTTTCTATATATAATTGTAGAATTTAATTCTATTTTAAAAATATACACCCCTTTGCGATTACTGGGAGTTAGTCCCTTATTCTTTTATTTTTTTCATTTTTTATTGATATCCAAATTTATAGCTCCTTATTTTGGAAAAGTGGGAGAAAAGGAAGTATATCTGGATACTCAGACTTTTTTTGTAACATTTTTTCTATTAATACTACTCTGTTTATTTATTGCCTTACTTATTTTACTTTTTAAAAGACGATTTCCGCGACATCCTTTTTTAGTGAAATTTTTTATTGGTGGGTAA